From a region of the Marinomonas mediterranea MMB-1 genome:
- a CDS encoding NAD(P)/FAD-dependent oxidoreductase, translated as MTKLLERIATQDELPDSTSVVVIGGGIVGVTAALTLAERGIPVVLIEKGHIACEQSSRNLGWVRKTSRHAADVPLAQAADRLWAEMPERVGKDVGYKQCGIMFLSNSDAQMGVYDRWIKSVDSLDLGSKLLSQKEIDQLVPGGSGGWKGGIYTPSDGKAEPALAAAAIAKAAMAKGAKIVQNCAVRTIETSAGKVSSVVTEKGEIRCDQVLLAGGVWSRRFLGNMGIAFPTLPLVCSVLSTKPMDGPTDIAVGGPDLSFRKH; from the coding sequence TTGCCAGATTCAACCTCGGTAGTGGTTATCGGTGGTGGCATTGTTGGTGTGACTGCGGCGTTAACATTAGCGGAACGCGGTATTCCCGTTGTATTGATCGAGAAAGGGCATATTGCCTGCGAGCAGTCTTCTCGTAACCTTGGGTGGGTGCGTAAAACCAGTCGCCACGCAGCAGATGTGCCTTTGGCTCAAGCGGCAGATCGTCTTTGGGCTGAAATGCCTGAGCGAGTAGGGAAGGATGTTGGCTACAAGCAATGTGGCATTATGTTTCTGAGTAATTCTGATGCTCAAATGGGGGTGTATGATCGATGGATTAAATCTGTTGATTCGTTAGACCTTGGCTCAAAGCTACTTAGTCAAAAAGAAATTGATCAGCTGGTTCCGGGTGGATCAGGTGGTTGGAAAGGTGGGATCTACACACCTTCTGACGGTAAAGCAGAACCTGCATTGGCGGCAGCGGCTATTGCAAAAGCAGCGATGGCTAAAGGCGCTAAAATTGTTCAAAACTGCGCAGTGCGGACGATCGAGACCTCGGCTGGTAAAGTCAGCAGCGTGGTCACTGAAAAAGGTGAAATTCGCTGTGATCAAGTATTGCTAGCGGGTGGCGTATGGTCACGACGTTTCCTTGGTAATATGGGGATTGCGTTTCCTACATTGCCGTTAGTTTGTTCCGTGCTTAGTACTAAGCCGATGGACGGGCCAACGGACATCGCGGTTGGCGGACCTGACCTTTCATTCCGTAAACACTAA
- a CDS encoding NAD(P)/FAD-dependent oxidoreductase translates to MGPNGTAPYERHRINDPSATPDLNNEAMENLRKAWPMFEKAELDEAWAGILEVTPDSNPVIDNISSLPGFTIATGFSGHGFGTGPAAGQLAADIVTNDTPLVDPHPYRFGRF, encoded by the coding sequence TTGGGGCCTAATGGTACTGCGCCTTATGAGCGTCATCGCATCAACGATCCAAGTGCAACCCCTGACTTAAACAACGAGGCGATGGAAAACCTGAGAAAGGCATGGCCGATGTTTGAGAAAGCGGAGCTTGACGAAGCATGGGCGGGGATATTGGAAGTGACGCCGGACTCAAATCCAGTTATCGATAATATTTCTAGCTTACCAGGCTTTACCATCGCGACTGGTTTTTCCGGTCACGGATTTGGTACGGGTCCTGCGGCGGGACAACTTGCGGCTGATATCGTCACAAACGATACGCCACTGGTTGATCCTCATCCGTATCGCTTTGGACGTTTCTAA
- a CDS encoding O-acetylserine/cysteine exporter: MGTKDSLLGLVVIFAWGLNFVILAIGLEDVPPLFLGAIRFLLVAAIGSLFVRMPKMPIRWWVLYALPIGFLQFAFLFVSMVNGMPSGLASLVLQAQALFTMLIAIILLKEQIKLYQVVAITSAVCGLGLIAMEAEGADVGGMSLIGFVLTLFAALSWAFGNISARTISNLGYKADLSLVVWSSWIPPIPFLIMSFMVEGKDVMIRSIMNIGWPAIGAIAYVVLIATIVGYSVWGYLISRHPASQVAPLTLGVPVVGLTASTLLFDEVLAPYQWVGVVLVLCGLLFNAFGAKLIESIKNVKRCAVE; this comes from the coding sequence ATGGGGACTAAGGACAGCTTGTTAGGTCTAGTGGTAATCTTTGCTTGGGGGCTCAATTTTGTGATCCTAGCCATTGGCTTGGAAGACGTACCACCCTTATTTTTAGGGGCTATTCGGTTTCTTTTGGTTGCAGCTATTGGTAGTCTCTTTGTGAGAATGCCGAAAATGCCGATACGTTGGTGGGTATTGTATGCTTTACCAATTGGCTTTTTACAGTTTGCATTTTTATTTGTTTCCATGGTAAATGGAATGCCGTCTGGACTTGCATCATTAGTGCTTCAAGCTCAGGCTCTATTTACCATGCTCATTGCTATTATCCTTTTAAAAGAGCAGATAAAGCTTTATCAAGTTGTTGCGATTACGTCTGCAGTTTGTGGACTTGGTTTAATCGCAATGGAAGCGGAAGGTGCTGATGTAGGCGGCATGTCTTTAATCGGCTTTGTGCTAACGCTCTTTGCTGCGTTAAGTTGGGCGTTTGGTAACATTAGTGCGCGAACCATCAGTAATTTAGGTTATAAAGCGGATCTAAGTTTGGTTGTCTGGAGTTCTTGGATACCGCCCATTCCATTTTTGATCATGTCGTTCATGGTTGAAGGGAAAGACGTCATGATTCGTTCAATCATGAACATAGGTTGGCCTGCAATTGGTGCAATTGCTTATGTTGTCCTCATTGCAACGATTGTCGGTTACAGCGTTTGGGGCTATTTAATCAGTCGGCATCCAGCAAGCCAAGTCGCTCCGTTGACCTTAGGCGTGCCCGTAGTTGGTCTGACGGCATCGACCTTGCTATTTGACGAGGTATTAGCGCCGTATCAATGGGTAGGCGTTGTCTTGGTGTTGTGCGGGCTGCTCTTCAACGCGTTTGGTGCGAAACTGATAGAGAGCATCAAAAATGTTAAACGGTGCGCAGTTGAATAG
- a CDS encoding GlxA family transcriptional regulator translates to MTSCEAQINLYFLVLPDSVLLDVAGPAEVFQYAQRLGFANFNLKFIGPVKQVRNSIGLDVRVDPLPSHIEPNSWLLCTGTVGKNVDLTSESITRIGHWFDRLAGQFSKFISICSGAVVFASLGIFSHRLCTTHHAHLDELRETDATSKVLDNRLFVVDGNVYSSAGISAGIDLALHLVQQTCGANCASQVARHMVLFSRRGPNDPSASPWLENRNHIHNSVHQVQDKIQENPTRMWALEELSELVGCSPRHLTRMFKDNTGITTREYIHNLRISLAMQLLQTTRWTIDDIAEHCGFDDPRQFRRLWARRYSQPPSAFRVNRIDQ, encoded by the coding sequence GTGACGTCGTGCGAAGCTCAAATCAATCTTTACTTTTTGGTGTTACCGGATTCAGTGTTACTTGATGTGGCCGGGCCCGCCGAAGTGTTTCAGTATGCTCAGCGGCTCGGTTTTGCAAACTTTAATCTCAAGTTCATCGGACCCGTTAAGCAAGTTAGAAACTCGATTGGTTTAGATGTTCGAGTCGATCCTCTTCCTAGCCATATCGAACCTAATAGTTGGCTTTTATGCACTGGAACAGTTGGGAAAAACGTCGATTTAACTTCGGAATCGATTACCCGAATAGGTCACTGGTTTGACCGACTAGCAGGGCAGTTTTCTAAGTTTATTAGTATTTGCAGTGGTGCTGTTGTGTTTGCGAGCCTTGGCATCTTCTCCCATCGACTTTGTACAACGCATCATGCTCATTTAGACGAACTTAGAGAAACGGATGCAACGTCAAAGGTGCTTGATAACCGACTCTTTGTGGTAGATGGTAATGTTTACAGCAGTGCTGGGATCTCAGCGGGGATTGATTTAGCGCTGCATCTGGTGCAACAAACCTGTGGCGCGAATTGCGCCAGTCAGGTTGCTCGTCATATGGTCTTGTTCTCACGACGAGGACCAAACGACCCAAGTGCATCACCTTGGCTCGAAAACCGCAATCACATTCACAATAGCGTCCATCAAGTTCAAGATAAGATTCAGGAAAACCCTACAAGAATGTGGGCTCTGGAAGAGCTATCGGAACTCGTTGGCTGTAGCCCTCGCCATTTAACGCGAATGTTCAAAGACAATACAGGTATAACGACGCGAGAGTACATTCATAATTTACGCATTTCATTGGCTATGCAGCTGCTACAAACAACGCGCTGGACGATAGATGACATTGCCGAGCACTGCGGGTTTGACGACCCTCGTCAGTTTAGGCGATTATGGGCGAGGCGGTATAGCCAACCGCCGTCCGCGTTTAGAGTAAACAGAATTGACCAATAA
- a CDS encoding phytanoyl-CoA dioxygenase family protein, with amino-acid sequence MAESTDRMALSTDIGELGVPQIKRIWSSVNGFKQGQDGDRRAEHELDCAIYNALGISVQQVLSYLYTQNASFEEFERWIVELAGLPKPLTVNRLQTAFGLTQPNPEIARYLQRVDQYPPVLSNEDLLFWEEHGYVILKQAVPIEHAKQAENVIWELINGTPSDPASWYSTQAPERHGIMIEEIQNKVFDQNRYSLKIHKAFAQLWGTSDLWVSHDRCGFNPPQTAAHLFPGPDLHWDLDFSRPLMFSTQGILYLTDTEPEQGALTLVPGFHKHLEKWLAELDQNSDPQKQDLHALGSKPIGAEAGDLIIWHSYLPHGSRPNQGDAPRIVQYINMVPCCPRLTE; translated from the coding sequence ATGGCTGAAAGCACAGACAGGATGGCTTTATCAACTGACATTGGAGAGCTTGGTGTTCCCCAGATAAAGCGTATATGGTCCTCAGTGAATGGGTTTAAACAAGGACAAGATGGCGACAGACGAGCTGAACATGAGTTAGATTGTGCAATATACAATGCGCTAGGAATCAGTGTTCAGCAGGTGCTAAGCTATTTATACACCCAAAATGCTTCGTTCGAAGAGTTCGAGCGTTGGATTGTAGAGTTGGCTGGTCTGCCAAAACCACTCACTGTTAATCGTCTTCAAACCGCGTTCGGTTTAACTCAGCCAAATCCAGAAATAGCGCGTTATTTGCAGCGTGTCGATCAATACCCGCCAGTGTTGAGTAACGAAGATCTTTTATTTTGGGAAGAACATGGCTATGTCATCCTTAAACAAGCCGTCCCTATCGAGCACGCTAAGCAAGCCGAAAATGTAATTTGGGAGTTGATTAATGGGACCCCTTCAGATCCTGCTTCTTGGTATTCGACGCAGGCGCCAGAACGTCATGGCATCATGATTGAAGAGATTCAGAATAAGGTATTTGATCAAAATCGTTACAGCTTAAAAATCCATAAAGCCTTTGCTCAGCTTTGGGGAACAAGTGATCTTTGGGTGTCGCATGATCGGTGCGGCTTTAATCCACCTCAGACCGCGGCGCACCTTTTTCCTGGGCCCGATCTTCACTGGGATTTGGACTTTAGCCGACCTTTGATGTTCTCAACGCAAGGCATTCTCTATTTAACTGATACTGAGCCTGAGCAAGGGGCGTTGACACTCGTCCCAGGTTTTCATAAACATCTCGAAAAGTGGCTTGCTGAGCTTGATCAGAACTCGGACCCGCAGAAACAAGACTTACATGCTTTGGGCTCCAAACCAATAGGAGCAGAAGCCGGAGATTTGATAATCTGGCATTCGTATCTGCCGCATGGAAGTCGCCCAAATCAGGGTGATGCACCAAGAATAGTGCAATACATTAACATGGTTCCATGTTGCCCTCGGCTCACTGAATAA
- a CDS encoding NADPH-dependent FMN reductase — translation MSRIYTISAVSGSLRTASLNTLYLNALKATAPDNVEFHIFNDLESIPPFNVDKDENPPSSVSRWKAFLEPADLIVLCSPEYAHGVSGVMKNALDWLVSSYLLIDRPIALPNISVRATHAQEHMYEVIRTMGFSIIEECSLKASHESPLVNIEYNLEQMLSDKMIVEQLNLFWDRAETFLAYQDSTSSS, via the coding sequence ATGAGTAGGATTTATACAATCTCAGCAGTGTCAGGCAGCCTCCGCACCGCTTCGCTAAATACTCTGTATTTGAATGCTCTTAAGGCCACAGCGCCCGACAACGTTGAGTTTCACATATTTAACGATTTAGAATCTATTCCCCCCTTTAATGTAGACAAGGACGAAAATCCGCCAAGTTCAGTTTCGCGCTGGAAGGCATTTTTAGAACCCGCTGATTTAATCGTATTGTGCAGCCCTGAATACGCTCACGGCGTCTCTGGCGTGATGAAGAATGCATTAGACTGGCTAGTTTCGAGCTATCTACTAATAGATCGCCCAATAGCATTACCCAACATATCTGTCAGGGCAACTCATGCTCAAGAACATATGTATGAAGTCATCCGCACAATGGGTTTTTCAATCATTGAAGAGTGCAGCTTAAAAGCCTCGCATGAAAGCCCGCTTGTAAACATCGAATACAACTTGGAACAGATGCTCAGCGACAAAATGATTGTCGAACAGTTGAACCTGTTTTGGGACAGAGCGGAGACTTTCTTAGCCTATCAAGACTCAACGTCTTCATCTTAA
- the thiC gene encoding phosphomethylpyrimidine synthase ThiC: MSNKITKQTREQSRLEAKEFIESLQAKPCPASERVYIEGSDASIQVPMRKINLTDTPIGSDPDNLTFEPNEAIYVYDCSGPYSDPQESIDVHKGIRTPRSKWIEDRNDTETLVNVSSEFAQQRLMNEKLDELRFKELPKVRRAKNGKCVSQMHYAKQGIVTPEMEYIAIRENQNREAIKSELLQKQHLGQSFGANLQTEITPEFVRQEVAAGRAIIPANINHPETEPMIIGRNFLVKVNANIGNSAVTSSIEEEVEKLVWSTRWGADTVMDLSTGKNIHETREWILRNSPVPIGTVPIYQALEKVNGVAEDLNWDVFKDTLIEQAEQGVDYFTIHCGVLLRYVPMTAKRLTGIVSRGGSIMAKWCLAHHTENFLYTRFREICEICAAYDVSLSLGDGLRPGSIMDANDEAQLSELLTLGELTKVAWEYDVQVMIEGPGHVPMQLIKENMDLQLEHCHEAPFYTLGPLTQDIAPGYDHFTSGIGAAQIGWYGCAMLCYVTPKEHLGLPNKEDVKEGLITYKIAAHAADLAKGHPGAQIRDNALSKARFEFRWEDQFNLSLDPETARSFHDETLPQASGKVAHFCSMCGPKFCSMKITQEVRDYAKGLEESNAQNADRIDAINVEQGMQEMSEQFKELGSDVYLTTDKLES; this comes from the coding sequence ATGTCGAACAAAATTACAAAACAAACTCGCGAACAAAGCCGTTTAGAGGCAAAGGAATTTATTGAGTCTCTACAGGCGAAACCGTGTCCCGCTTCAGAGCGTGTTTACATCGAAGGCAGCGACGCTTCGATTCAAGTTCCGATGCGCAAAATCAATCTAACCGATACGCCTATTGGGTCAGATCCAGATAATTTAACCTTTGAGCCGAACGAAGCTATTTACGTCTATGATTGCTCAGGTCCTTATTCAGACCCACAAGAAAGTATCGACGTGCATAAGGGAATTCGTACCCCACGTTCCAAGTGGATCGAAGACCGAAATGATACGGAAACATTGGTAAACGTCAGTTCTGAATTTGCTCAACAGCGTTTGATGAACGAAAAATTAGACGAATTAAGATTCAAGGAACTGCCAAAAGTTCGCAGAGCCAAAAATGGCAAATGTGTCTCTCAAATGCACTACGCTAAGCAAGGTATTGTTACGCCAGAGATGGAATACATTGCGATCCGAGAGAATCAAAATCGCGAAGCCATTAAAAGTGAGTTGTTGCAGAAACAGCATCTAGGTCAAAGTTTCGGTGCAAATCTTCAAACAGAAATAACGCCAGAGTTTGTTCGTCAAGAAGTTGCGGCAGGCCGCGCTATTATTCCCGCTAATATTAACCACCCTGAAACAGAACCTATGATTATAGGTCGAAATTTCTTGGTGAAGGTCAATGCCAACATTGGTAACTCTGCGGTGACGTCTTCGATAGAAGAAGAAGTTGAAAAGCTAGTTTGGTCAACACGTTGGGGTGCTGACACCGTCATGGATTTGTCTACGGGTAAGAATATTCATGAAACGCGTGAATGGATTTTGCGTAACTCGCCTGTACCTATTGGTACTGTGCCAATTTATCAAGCACTTGAAAAAGTAAATGGGGTTGCCGAAGACCTAAACTGGGACGTGTTTAAAGACACCTTGATTGAGCAAGCTGAGCAGGGCGTCGATTATTTCACGATTCACTGTGGCGTGCTTTTACGTTATGTGCCTATGACCGCGAAACGCTTAACTGGCATCGTGTCTCGTGGCGGTTCAATCATGGCGAAGTGGTGTTTAGCGCATCACACTGAAAACTTTTTATATACGCGATTCCGTGAAATCTGTGAAATCTGTGCCGCGTACGATGTGTCCCTGTCGCTAGGCGATGGTCTTCGCCCAGGTTCTATTATGGATGCGAACGACGAAGCGCAGCTGTCTGAATTGTTGACGCTTGGTGAGTTAACCAAAGTCGCTTGGGAATACGATGTTCAGGTCATGATTGAAGGGCCTGGGCATGTGCCAATGCAGCTTATCAAGGAGAATATGGATCTTCAGCTAGAGCATTGTCATGAAGCGCCGTTTTATACATTAGGGCCATTGACACAAGACATTGCGCCCGGCTACGACCACTTCACGTCAGGTATCGGTGCGGCTCAAATCGGCTGGTATGGTTGTGCCATGCTATGTTACGTGACACCAAAAGAACATCTTGGCCTACCAAATAAAGAAGATGTAAAAGAAGGATTGATTACCTATAAGATTGCCGCTCATGCTGCTGATTTGGCAAAAGGGCATCCCGGTGCGCAGATTCGCGATAATGCCTTGTCAAAAGCGCGTTTTGAGTTCCGCTGGGAAGATCAATTCAACCTGTCTCTTGATCCTGAAACAGCACGTTCATTTCACGATGAAACTCTTCCTCAAGCGTCAGGAAAAGTCGCGCATTTTTGCTCAATGTGTGGCCCGAAATTCTGTTCGATGAAAATTACTCAGGAAGTTCGAGACTACGCCAAAGGGTTAGAGGAGTCCAATGCTCAAAACGCTGACCGTATTGACGCGATCAATGTGGAGCAAGGTATGCAGGAGATGTCTGAGCAGTTTAAAGAATTAGGAAGCGACGTTTATTTAACCACCGACAAACTTGAAAGTTAA
- the thiE gene encoding thiamine phosphate synthase, whose amino-acid sequence MKNVEKEKAGGVAVSASRMPVVWCVGGSDSSAHAGLQADLRTGQDLGCHVQTIVTSVTAQNSKQVDLVEPVSLEVFNQQWITLLDDVIPDAIKVSLLPTENLISECGHWLRAVREKFPTVPVIFDPVMAASTNKGNQLQESGVVGALLREIFPNVTLVTPNLHEAEVLLGNTVNSTSPSELYARVSPWLKDFNTQWFVKGGHDKTQDVSCDWLLSNEQQAIGFSAPRLTAHNDRGTGCTLSTAIASFMAHGYELLDALTLAKAYISEALSLGVEIGAGAGPLGPPSWPSTLSYFPTICSSVSSLKTRVAMEDEFALVQTSKMSLYPVLDSIEWLERTLKQGVKTAQLRIKNPNDPDLDEHIRQAIALGRAYDAQVFINDYWEKAIEYGAFGVHLGQEDLEIADLQQIKEAGLRLGISTHGYFEIAKVLSIKPSYVALGHIFPTQTKDMPSSPQGTKRLKRYVALLKGHYSTVAIGGISESRVAAVKQTGVDSIALVTAITLSPEPELAIKRILLACKKPSDHESTSSTASVIDSAKQEEG is encoded by the coding sequence ATGAAAAACGTTGAAAAAGAGAAGGCTGGCGGCGTTGCCGTCAGCGCTAGCAGAATGCCTGTCGTTTGGTGTGTCGGCGGGTCTGATTCGTCGGCTCATGCTGGATTACAGGCGGATTTAAGAACAGGGCAAGATCTGGGGTGTCACGTACAAACGATCGTGACCTCGGTTACAGCGCAAAACTCAAAGCAAGTGGATTTAGTCGAGCCCGTCAGTTTAGAGGTGTTTAATCAGCAGTGGATAACGTTATTGGATGACGTTATCCCCGATGCGATAAAAGTGAGTTTGTTACCGACAGAGAATTTGATTAGCGAGTGCGGTCATTGGTTAAGGGCGGTTCGAGAGAAATTTCCGACGGTGCCAGTGATCTTTGATCCTGTTATGGCGGCCAGTACCAATAAGGGTAATCAGCTTCAAGAATCTGGAGTAGTCGGTGCATTGCTACGGGAAATTTTCCCTAATGTGACTTTGGTGACACCCAATTTACATGAAGCCGAAGTGTTGCTAGGTAATACTGTTAATTCCACCTCGCCAAGTGAATTATATGCACGTGTTTCGCCTTGGTTAAAAGACTTTAATACACAGTGGTTTGTGAAAGGAGGTCACGACAAAACACAGGATGTCAGTTGCGACTGGCTTTTATCGAATGAGCAGCAGGCCATTGGTTTTAGCGCGCCAAGGTTAACTGCGCACAATGACCGAGGCACGGGTTGCACACTATCGACGGCAATTGCCAGTTTTATGGCCCACGGTTATGAGTTGCTGGATGCCTTAACGCTTGCCAAAGCGTATATTAGTGAAGCGCTAAGTCTTGGCGTCGAGATTGGGGCGGGGGCTGGACCACTGGGGCCACCGAGTTGGCCATCGACGCTTTCGTATTTTCCTACGATTTGTTCTAGCGTGTCATCTCTTAAAACCCGCGTTGCAATGGAAGATGAGTTTGCACTGGTTCAAACCTCAAAAATGTCACTGTACCCTGTATTGGATTCGATTGAATGGTTAGAACGCACACTTAAACAAGGCGTGAAAACCGCACAACTGCGCATAAAAAACCCTAATGATCCTGATCTAGACGAGCATATTCGTCAAGCCATTGCGTTGGGTCGTGCTTATGACGCGCAAGTGTTTATTAATGACTATTGGGAAAAAGCCATCGAGTATGGCGCGTTTGGCGTTCATTTAGGTCAAGAAGATCTAGAAATCGCCGATTTGCAACAGATCAAAGAAGCAGGTTTACGCTTGGGTATCAGTACCCACGGTTACTTTGAAATCGCAAAAGTGCTTTCTATTAAGCCGAGTTATGTCGCCTTAGGGCATATCTTTCCAACTCAAACAAAAGACATGCCTTCGTCACCTCAAGGAACGAAACGCCTTAAAAGGTACGTAGCGCTTCTGAAAGGTCATTATTCGACGGTTGCCATTGGTGGAATCAGTGAAAGTCGAGTAGCAGCAGTAAAGCAAACGGGCGTCGATTCTATAGCACTAGTGACGGCCATTACACTCTCGCCTGAACCGGAGCTTGCAATAAAGCGGATTCTTTTGGCTTGTAAAAAGCCTTCTGACCATGAGTCGACTTCTAGCACAGCGTCTGTAATAGACAGCGCGAAGCAGGAGGAGGGGTAG
- the thiS gene encoding sulfur carrier protein ThiS has product MEKSLLINGDSVLSQATTIRELIDELDLGRHIAVAVNGHVVPKSQWDKTDIQDGMSLDLFESIAGG; this is encoded by the coding sequence ATGGAAAAGTCGTTATTAATAAACGGTGATTCAGTGCTAAGCCAAGCAACGACGATTCGTGAGTTGATTGATGAGCTTGACTTAGGTCGTCATATTGCAGTGGCTGTAAACGGTCATGTTGTTCCAAAAAGCCAGTGGGATAAGACCGACATTCAAGATGGAATGAGTCTGGATTTATTTGAATCGATTGCAGGAGGGTAA
- a CDS encoding thiazole synthase: MTSNRNNLNGTQLDSLQTRSLSIAGHEFGSRLFTGTGKYASSAHMMSSIAASGSELTTLALRRMDLKNRSDNILEPLQRSGIKLLPNTSGARTAKEAVYAAQLSSELLDTNWVKLEIHPDPRYLMPDPIETLTAAEELVRLGFVVMPYIHADPVLCKRLEEVGCQCVMPLGAPIGSNQGLASKRFLEIIIKQTNVPVIVDAGIGAPSHAAQAMEMGADAVLVNTAMAVSPNPENMGAAFKLAVQAGRLAYEAGLGRQSNEASASSPLTNFLDTLS, encoded by the coding sequence ATGACATCAAACAGAAATAATCTAAATGGCACTCAGCTTGATAGTCTGCAAACAAGGTCGTTGTCCATAGCGGGGCATGAGTTTGGTTCACGACTGTTTACTGGAACAGGTAAATACGCAAGCTCGGCGCATATGATGTCGTCTATCGCTGCCAGCGGTAGCGAATTAACGACACTGGCGCTTAGGCGGATGGATTTAAAAAATCGTTCAGACAACATATTAGAACCCCTGCAAAGAAGCGGTATCAAGCTGCTACCCAATACCTCTGGCGCGCGAACGGCTAAAGAAGCGGTTTATGCCGCGCAGCTGTCTAGTGAGTTGTTGGATACAAATTGGGTGAAGCTGGAAATACACCCAGATCCACGGTATTTAATGCCTGATCCGATCGAAACACTCACGGCAGCCGAAGAGTTAGTGCGTTTAGGCTTTGTTGTGATGCCATACATTCATGCTGATCCGGTACTTTGTAAACGGCTGGAAGAGGTGGGATGTCAGTGCGTGATGCCATTAGGCGCCCCGATTGGTTCTAACCAAGGGTTGGCCAGCAAGCGATTTTTGGAGATCATTATTAAACAGACTAATGTTCCTGTGATCGTAGACGCAGGAATAGGCGCACCGTCTCACGCAGCACAAGCGATGGAAATGGGTGCGGACGCGGTGTTGGTAAACACAGCGATGGCGGTGTCTCCAAACCCTGAAAATATGGGCGCAGCATTTAAACTGGCGGTTCAGGCAGGACGCCTAGCCTACGAGGCAGGCCTAGGTCGACAGTCAAATGAGGCAAGCGCCTCGAGTCCATTGACAAATTTCTTGGACACGTTGTCATGA
- the thiH gene encoding 2-iminoacetate synthase ThiH, translated as MNTPQSTDHSSPKKVTKQRIRLLEQSAAVSGQFSDVLENHLNWEEFGSWCKNATTRDVEQALASRKKTLFDFAALISEAAKPYLMEMITQSERLTMQRFGNTVSLFAPLYLSNTCANECTYCGFSMSNAIKRLTLSAEQIDCEIAAIKSKGFDSILLVTGETNKVSMPYFEKVLPQFKPAFSQLSMEVQPLESSDYKRLQSLGLDAVLVYQETYRRQTYLEHHLRGNKSNFNYRLDAPDRIGQAGIHKIGLGVLLGLDDWRIDSVMMAAHLRHLQKRYWRSRFSVAFPRIRPCEGGIQPKSVISDKELIQLMTAWRLFDADVEMSLSTRESAEFRKHAIRFGVTTMSAESKTQPGGYAEDAKEALEQFEISDDRSVYDVSNMIRQQGREVVWKDWDPALR; from the coding sequence ATGAATACGCCTCAATCCACCGATCACTCGTCACCAAAAAAAGTCACTAAGCAACGTATCAGGCTGTTGGAGCAAAGCGCTGCGGTGAGTGGGCAATTTAGTGATGTGCTTGAAAACCATTTGAACTGGGAAGAGTTTGGATCTTGGTGTAAGAATGCGACAACACGAGATGTTGAACAGGCGCTGGCGAGTAGAAAAAAAACATTGTTTGATTTCGCTGCGCTGATCTCTGAGGCGGCGAAACCCTATCTAATGGAGATGATTACTCAAAGTGAACGGCTCACGATGCAGCGATTTGGCAATACGGTCAGCTTGTTTGCACCGCTGTACCTGTCTAATACGTGCGCAAACGAATGTACCTATTGCGGCTTTTCCATGAGTAATGCGATTAAACGTTTAACCTTAAGCGCCGAGCAAATTGATTGTGAAATTGCGGCGATTAAGTCCAAAGGCTTTGATTCGATTTTGCTTGTTACAGGCGAGACGAATAAGGTTTCAATGCCCTATTTTGAGAAGGTTTTGCCGCAATTCAAACCTGCCTTTAGTCAGTTATCAATGGAAGTTCAGCCGTTGGAATCCAGTGATTATAAGCGGTTGCAAAGTTTGGGATTGGATGCCGTTTTGGTATATCAAGAAACTTACCGCCGACAAACGTATTTAGAGCACCATCTTCGTGGCAATAAGTCCAATTTTAATTATCGACTCGACGCGCCTGATCGCATTGGTCAAGCAGGTATTCACAAAATTGGGTTGGGCGTTCTATTGGGGTTGGATGATTGGCGAATCGACTCAGTGATGATGGCGGCGCATCTACGTCATTTGCAGAAGCGTTACTGGCGTTCACGTTTTAGCGTGGCTTTCCCTAGAATACGTCCCTGTGAAGGAGGGATTCAGCCTAAATCTGTGATTTCTGATAAAGAGCTGATACAGCTCATGACGGCATGGCGGTTGTTTGATGCAGATGTTGAAATGAGCTTATCTACGCGAGAGTCTGCCGAGTTTCGAAAGCATGCCATTCGCTTTGGTGTAACGACGATGAGCGCAGAGTCAAAGACTCAGCCAGGAGGGTACGCCGAAGACGCAAAAGAAGCTCTGGAACAATTCGAAATCAGCGATGATCGATCTGTTTACGATGTTTCTAACATGATTCGTCAGCAAGGTAGGGAAGTGGTCTGGAAGGATTGGGACCCAGCGTTGCGGTGA